The Nostoc sp. PCC 7524 nucleotide sequence AACTGTCGTGCTACTCGTTCTGTTTCTTCTGTCACGAAATCAATGTCACTAGCTGATTCACGTACTCTCACAATCAGTTCAATCATTTCCTGAGAGAGCGTATGGAAGGGGGTGAAGCGGTCCATTTCTAATTCACTAAAACCCCTATCCAAATTAGAATCTGACATGGGGACAGGAATCTCTTTAGTTTTGCGACTAGCTAACAAAGATGCTTCTAAAAGCGATCGCTCATACAATTCTTGCATTCTCGCTCCCACATCTGAAAGCTGTTGCACCTGAATTAATAAGTTATCTAAAGACTGTCGCAACCGTTCGTGATCCTGTTCTAAGGTGTTGCGATTTACTACCAATTCCCCCACCAAATTGCTCATATCGTCCAGTTGCTTGACTGGAACTTTCATCGTTTCTTCAAATCTTGCCTGACGACGAGTAGAAGTACGTGGGGATCTGCCAACACTTGGTTTTACTGGTGTGGATTGGGATATGCTTTGATCCGCTTCTGCCAGTAGTTTTTCTAGATCACTAAATTCATCTTCTATAACTGGTAATGCAATATTACTGTTAGTAGTAGCTGGAATATATTGACGCACCACAGGTTGAATTTCAGCAGGCTGCTCATTAGTTGTTGTTTGTGCATTGTCTTCACCTAGTAATGCTTCTAACGAGGCAAAATCATCTTCCGGTGTAGAATTAACATTACTGCTAAGTGATGGTTCTTCCTCTAGTAATGCTTCTAAATCCGCAAACTCATCTAAGTTGGGAGTTTCTGAAGTAGGTTCAGGTTCATCAGCGATTTCTAAGCTACTGTCTTCAACCTCAGTATCTGTGAGTTCACTACTTACACCAGATATTTCTAGAAAACTCTCATCTAAATCCAGTTCTACAGTTTTCTCTACGGCTGTATCTAACAGTTCATCAGCGATTTCTAAGCTACTGTCTTCAACCCCAATAGCTGTGAGTTCACCACCTACACCAGATATTTCTAGAAAACTCTCATCTAAATCCAGTTCTACAGTTTCCTCTACGGCTGTATCTAACAGTTCATCAGCGATTTCTAAGCTACTGTCTTCAACCCCAATAGCTGTGAGTTCACCACCTACACCAGATATTTCTAGAAAACTCTCATCTAAACCGATTTCAGATTTTTCCTCTACGGCTGTATCTAACAGTTCATCACCGATTTCTAAGCTACTGTCTTCAACCCCAATATCTGTGAGTTCACTACTTACACCAGATATTTCTAGAAAATTCTCATCTAAACCGATTTCAGATTTTTCCTCTACGGCTGTATCTAACAGTTCATCACCGATTTCTAAGCTACTATCTTCAACCTCAATATCTGTGAGTTCACTACTTACACCAGATATTTCTAGAAAACTCTCATCTAAACCGATTTCAGATTTTTCTTCTACTGCTGTATCTAACAGTTCATCACCGATTTCTAAGCTACTGTCTTCAACTTCAATATTTTCTACTTCACTAATAGGAATAACCCATTCACCCATAGATATTGGTAATTGAGTGTCTACTGCCAGCAGATTATCAACTGAACTAAGCTCAGAAATTTCCTCAATATCTGCGAATTCATTATTAGTTTCCAGAGTAGGATCATTATTTAAAACTTCTGTAGTTTGCTCTGGCTGTAAATTGAGATCATTAGCTGTAGCGAATAAATCATTAACTAAATTATCTATGTTTTCTAGTAGTTGCTCGTTACTGTCATCGTCGCCACCATTGAATAAATCAAATGGTAATTCAGCAAATGATAGATGAGAATCTTCAGAAGCTGTTTCTGGAAGCTGATTGGTAAATTCTGGAATAAAGTCTAAAGCTTCTGGTGATTGGGAAAAACCGTGTATTTCTGGTGGAGAAATTTCGCGATCGCTAATACTATGATTGATTCTAGATTCACTTACTGCTAACTCTGCAAATAAATCTTCTTCAGTCTCTTCTGATGGCGGCATTAAATCTAACTGCTGCTCTGGCTGAAGGAAAGTTGCATCCAAATCTAGCAAATCTAAACTTTCTAACCCAGAATTAGCAGAATGTTGACTCTCATCAAAAATATCATCAGAGGCTGCACCAGCAAATAAACTTTCTTCTAACTCTTTGGCTAGATCATTCTCAACAACAGATGACAAATCGTTATTTGGTTCTACTAGATCGTTTTGATTCCAGAAGTTACCTAAATCATCTTCAGCAGCAAAAAATTCTAATACTGTTGTGGGTTTTTCATCAAATAAATCATTAATTTCTGACTCATCTATAGATACTGCTGTAGTTTCATCTACCTCAGCAAATAAATTATCTAAAGTCAAATCTTCAGATGAGTTTACCTGCTTGGATTCTGAGAGGTTACTCAGGTGAATTTCCTCCAAGCCATCTGTATTTAAATCGGTTTCTACAAATAAATCATCAAACCTATTAGATATTTGGGCAGATGCTTCAATATGAGAAGTGTGATCGGTATCTATTTGATTAATGGAATTTGTATGTGAGTGACTTGCATCAACTTTCAGGTGCAAAAACTCTTCTAAATCATCATCAGAATAATTTTCATTATATTGTGAATCTTCCTGTAATAATTCATCAGAACTAGCGATAGATTTTTGTATTTCTTTTTCTAAGAAGTTATCACCAAATAATAAGCTTAAATCTTCTGTTTTATTTTTGGTAATTTGTGGCTCATCAGTATCACCATCTACTGACAGAAAATCAGCTAAATCACTATCAAATTCTTGAATAACAGTTTCATGAATATCTACTCCTAATTCACTAGAGTCTGCACCTTCTAGAATTTCCTCTTGCTGCCAACTGTCATCTAGTTCTGGTGTTTCACCTTCAAACAAATCAGCCAGAGTATTTAACTCAGCTAATCCTACCTCTGGCCCACGTGCATCTACTTTGGCACTATGAACAGATGTGTGTACTTCTTCTTCCAAGAAAATATGAGCAGCAATATCATTTTCAGATTGAGTGCTTTCTCTATTTTCTTGAGTATCTGGCTGCGAATCAATTTGTTCGGAAACTTCAGTGAGGCTAGTTACACTATCTGCTGGCAAATCAACAGTAGTATTAACATGAAAACCCTCAGTTGTGACTGAAGATGCTGCCTGAATTTTTTCAATAGAATTACTTGTTACTGGTGCAGTTAATGATTGCTTCACCGCATCTGGGACATCCCCCAGTAAATCTTGAGCTACTTCTAACAAAGCAGTTTCTGGAAAACCCCAAAGTGCTTCTAATTGTTGGCTAATTGTGATCTCCGCTTCTCTACCATGCAGCACTAACTCTTGCGATTGTTTAATTTCAGTAATGACAATCTTAGCTAAGGTGAGATAGCTATTTTCAGAATTACCAATAGCGACAGATGCGGCTTTACACAAATTACACCAATTAGGTAAATTCCATGTTTTACCTAATTGCACTAATTGGTTACAACATTGCTGAAGATTTTGACGGGATGCTGGTGTTGCTTGTTGTTTAAATAATTGCAACATTTCCCGCAATGTTTGTAACACCTGGGTTTGAAATTCACCCCAATGATCGTTGGCTGTGGCGGTGACTGGCTGAGATGTAGTTGTTGGTGGTGTGTTTTCTGCGGCAGTCGGCACATCTTGGCGAAAGAAAATTTCTGTGAGTGTGCCAACAGTTTCTACCAATGCTGGTTGTATATAAGTCGCGCTGGTATCACCCGTTGCACCACCTTGTTGCACCAGTAATTCTAAATGCTGAT carries:
- a CDS encoding hybrid sensor histidine kinase/response regulator, producing MLPEQQQRILGYFIEEARDHLNTIEQGLLNLESTLNDPEMVNEVFRAAHSIKGGAAMLGLNSIQHVSHRLEDCFKVLKENPIRVDQKLESLFLGVSDTLKALLEQLSGPFGLSEETANTLMSETEPVFQWLNQHLELLVQQGGATGDTSATYIQPALVETVGTLTEIFFRQDVPTAAENTPPTTTSQPVTATANDHWGEFQTQVLQTLREMLQLFKQQATPASRQNLQQCCNQLVQLGKTWNLPNWCNLCKAASVAIGNSENSYLTLAKIVITEIKQSQELVLHGREAEITISQQLEALWGFPETALLEVAQDLLGDVPDAVKQSLTAPVTSNSIEKIQAASSVTTEGFHVNTTVDLPADSVTSLTEVSEQIDSQPDTQENRESTQSENDIAAHIFLEEEVHTSVHSAKVDARGPEVGLAELNTLADLFEGETPELDDSWQQEEILEGADSSELGVDIHETVIQEFDSDLADFLSVDGDTDEPQITKNKTEDLSLLFGDNFLEKEIQKSIASSDELLQEDSQYNENYSDDDLEEFLHLKVDASHSHTNSINQIDTDHTSHIEASAQISNRFDDLFVETDLNTDGLEEIHLSNLSESKQVNSSEDLTLDNLFAEVDETTAVSIDESEINDLFDEKPTTVLEFFAAEDDLGNFWNQNDLVEPNNDLSSVVENDLAKELEESLFAGAASDDIFDESQHSANSGLESLDLLDLDATFLQPEQQLDLMPPSEETEEDLFAELAVSESRINHSISDREISPPEIHGFSQSPEALDFIPEFTNQLPETASEDSHLSFAELPFDLFNGGDDDSNEQLLENIDNLVNDLFATANDLNLQPEQTTEVLNNDPTLETNNEFADIEEISELSSVDNLLAVDTQLPISMGEWVIPISEVENIEVEDSSLEIGDELLDTAVEEKSEIGLDESFLEISGVSSELTDIEVEDSSLEIGDELLDTAVEEKSEIGLDENFLEISGVSSELTDIGVEDSSLEIGDELLDTAVEEKSEIGLDESFLEISGVGGELTAIGVEDSSLEIADELLDTAVEETVELDLDESFLEISGVGGELTAIGVEDSSLEIADELLDTAVEKTVELDLDESFLEISGVSSELTDTEVEDSSLEIADEPEPTSETPNLDEFADLEALLEEEPSLSSNVNSTPEDDFASLEALLGEDNAQTTTNEQPAEIQPVVRQYIPATTNSNIALPVIEDEFSDLEKLLAEADQSISQSTPVKPSVGRSPRTSTRRQARFEETMKVPVKQLDDMSNLVGELVVNRNTLEQDHERLRQSLDNLLIQVQQLSDVGARMQELYERSLLEASLLASRKTKEIPVPMSDSNLDRGFSELEMDRFTPFHTLSQEMIELIVRVRESASDIDFVTEETERVARQFRQVTTQLQEGLTRARMVPFSQTIDRLRRGVRDNAIKYGKQVELVIEGGDTLIDKMILDHLTDPLTHMLNNAIAHGIETPDIREAAGKPPVGIITIRAFHQGNQTVISVGDDGAGIDTERIKTKAVNLGMMTPEQAKTISRLEIYDLLFHAGFSTKDEADEISGRGVGMDVVRSEISEIRGTVNTDSTLGKGTTFTIRLPLTLSICKALCCVSDKARIAFPMDGVEDTLDIPSKNVQNSADGQSFISWRDTVLPFRPLKELLTFNRQLSRGSVYGGNRDDDMISVVVVRSGNTLLGLQIDQVLSEQEIVIKQFEGPAPKPIGVAGATVLGDGRIMPIADVLELIDIFQGRMSKHTGSSPWQQSAPPSVPETPAEKIDPTVLIVDDSITVRELLSLTFNKAGYRVEQARDGQEAWDKLRSGLPCDIVFCDIEMPRCDGLELLSRIQKDSNLNHLPIAMLTSRGADKHRQMAIQLGASGYFTKPYLEEALLEAAVRMLKGEKLVNSGSNG